In the Malassezia vespertilionis chromosome 8, complete sequence genome, TTGAGCCTGATTACGCTGCTATGGGAACATTGAACATTGGAGTcatggcgccgcacagaAACGGGCCAGCAGACTACGAAGTCCGCGCATTTGTGCCGGGGATTGGCGAAGATCCTGTTACCGGCAGCTTGAACGCTGGCTTTGCTCGGTGGCTCATACATGCCAACATCGCGCCGTCCAGATACACCGCTCGTCAAGGTACAGTGATGCGTCGCAAAGGAGACGTGCATGTATTGACGGACGAAGAGGGAGAAATATGGGTCGGCGGAATATGTACCACAGTGATTCGTGGGTCCGCGCAGCTCTAACGACAAAAGCGACGAATTTATTTTTTGCAGAAGCGAAATTATGAACAATAGCTATTGTCTTGGGAATGGCTTAAAATATGTAGACAATTTAAGCTAATGTGTGGCATTTAGATCACGGCAATAGCGACGGCACCAGCGACAAAGAGAGCCGCGGTAGACGCAAAGGACGTGGAaagagcagctgcagcgctgctgcccTCCTCAGAGTCACTGCCGCTGCcaccgctgctgctgctgctgctgctgtcGCCGCCACCGCCAGAGCCAGACTTGGGGTCTCCGTAGCCGTAGCCATTCTTCGCTTGCTGGTCAAGCGCGACAGGTTCAAACTTGGCGTTGGGATCGACCTTCATCGATTGGCCATCGGGGAGACCCGAAGGTGCAATATTGCCGCCCGTAAAGTCCTTAAAGTTGGGGTACTTGAGCTGGTCTTCGGGGTACGGCTGCGTAATGTTCTGGCATGCAGTCAGAGGCACCACGTTCTTGTAGGCCTCCTTCACCTTGGGGTACATCTTCATAAATTCCTTCATAGTAGCCGAGACAATTTCGTGGGTCAATACAATCGGACTCTCCGAACCAGCCTTGCCGATGATGCTTTGGTAGTTCTGGTCAATCACAGAAGTAGGCTTGGCGCCCGAAGGCTGGATCTGCCAGTCGTTGGTGTCCTCCTCCCAAAGAATCGTACGGAGACCAAGACCAGCGGCAATAGCACGAACACGGTCGTCCACGTCACCATACGGAGGGCGCCAGCAAGTCGGCGTCACACCCATCACTTGCTTAATGAGCCTGGCAGTGTAGTAAAGCTCGGCAAACACTTGGTCACTCTCAAACGTGGTCATGTAGCGATGTGACCAGGTGTGCACACAAATGTCGTGGCCATCAGCAATGCCACGCTGTGCCTGGTAAGGGTGGTTGAGAACGTTGGTGCCAATGTAGAACAGGGTCGCGCGGAGCTTGTTCTCCGCCAAAAAGTCGTAAAATGCATTGTGCGAGCAGTTCGGGCCATCGTCAAAGGTAAGACCCCAAGTGTCCGGCTCAGGGCAAGTGTACAAGTCTTCCATCATGCCGGGGTTCTTATGCTTCGGCGTCTTGCAAGTGCTAGCAGACCACCAGCAGTCAGGGTCCTCCTGCGCATTGTAACTGCTCGAGTCGATGCCCATGTGCGGCTCGCTGCCCTGCTGCTTCTTCACTTGTACATCGTTGGGGATAATACCAGAGTCTTGGATGTCCTTCCAAATCTTCTGGGCTTCCGCATCCTTTTGTTGAATTGTTGCAGGCTCACCACCTGTGGGAATAACGCCCTGGTCTTGCATTTGAGTGATTTCAGGAACGCCGTAAACAGCACACTGCTGCTTCGGGTCCTTGATCTTCGCAAAATCTGCCTCGTTCGAAGCAGTGGGGCCAGACTGGGCAGCCTGACGGCGCACGAACCCGTGACGCTTGACCAGGTGCTCGTGCGCGTCATCGTTCCCAGGAACGAGATGAAGCACAGAGGCAGACACTGCAGACACTGCAAGCAATGAACACAGGGTAAATCCAGATAATTTCATGATGCCAATCCCACTGCAATGTCGTGGTGATCAAAGAAGTAGAATCGCGTGGGGGCGAGTGTCTTCCTGCACCCGGGATTAAGAGTTTATGCGCGGTTGGACGGATGGCATGTGTTGCAGTAAAAGTCGCGTGGATAGTAGAACGGTTGGCCAACAGTATTTTGCATTACCTACATTGCTTGACCTACAAGGCCAATCGATGACTAATTTTGTCGTTGTGGCGGTGCTTGAAGAGAGGCAAGTGGCATGCTTTACTAAGCTTTGCAGGCGATCCGAGCGCAATATTTGGCTTGGACGCGGCACGCGTTTCAAATATTCGGGGGTGTCGCACGAGCTGCGTGGGACAGAAAGGGTGCTTGTAAACGATAAATCCATGTGTCGTGGGCATCA is a window encoding:
- a CDS encoding uncharacterized protein (EggNog:ENOG503NY8A; SECRETED:SignalP(1-19); TransMembrane:1 (n3-14c19/20o455-479i); COG:S), whose amino-acid sequence is MKLSGFTLCSLLAVSAVSASVLHLVPGNDDAHEHLVKRHGFVRRQAAQSGPTASNEADFAKIKDPKQQCAVYGVPEITQMQDQGVIPTGGEPATIQQKDAEAQKIWKDIQDSGIIPNDVQVKKQQGSEPHMGIDSSSYNAQEDPDCWWSASTCKTPKHKNPGMMEDLYTCPEPDTWGLTFDDGPNCSHNAFYDFLAENKLRATLFYIGTNVLNHPYQAQRGIADGHDICVHTWSHRYMTTFESDQVFAELYYTARLIKQVMGVTPTCWRPPYGDVDDRVRAIAAGLGLRTILWEEDTNDWQIQPSGAKPTSVIDQNYQSIIGKAGSESPIVLTHEIVSATMKEFMKMYPKVKEAYKNVVPLTACQNITQPYPEDQLKYPNFKDFTGGNIAPSGLPDGQSMKVDPNAKFEPVALDQQAKNGYGYGDPKSGSGGGGDSSSSSSSGGSGSDSEEGSSAAAALSTSFASTAALFVAGAVAIAVI